In the Paenibacillus sp. FSL R7-0337 genome, TTAACACTTTCTCTTGCGTCCAGCGCCTCACAGAGCCCGTCAGCCACAGTCTCTGCATCCAGCAGATTGCCTTGTTCATAGCGTATACCGAAGCGGTAGATCGCCATGTATCTGCCTTCACGCTGCCTGTCGTAGGTTGCAGAGAGCAGCTCCAGCCTGAAGTAGGCTGACTGCGGCTTATCCCCTTCCACATAGACAGGAATATCCGGGAAAAACTGCACCAGCGCAGCAGTGATATTTCCCCGCAGTTGTTGTACCGTCATGATTTCATTCCTCTCATGATTAGATGTGGTAATCCCTCCTGCCTTTCTTGAAGTCACCCACGGATTCGATTCAGGAAGAATTGGACCCGTCTTGTACCCGGCAATGACCGAAGGAGCTTTCACCGCGCTTGTCTGCCAGCCTGCCTTAGGCTTCGATGATGTGGAGCATTTATGCTCCTGCGGTGTCCTTCTGCTTCATTTGCCATGTTATAATCATAGCCCCCCTGAGACCTTGCGCAGGCGCTATTACAGATGAGTTAACGATAACTTCCGGTGGTACAAGGGATGATAAATGGTGCTCCCCGTTCAACAAAAAAGCCGCATCACCCCAGGGGCAATACGGCCATCTCATTTATATATGGTAGTTGCATTTTGTCAAAAGGATTTCTGCCCCTTAGATCCATTTCCTCCAGCCGGGGTCTTCGTGAGCGTAGCCAGAGACAGCAGCTGAAGATCATCAAGCGCCAGCGCCATCTTATAGAACGCCTTCGACCTTATTTTCACATAAGTATCCTTGCTCACCGGAGGATCGAACACATGATTATAAATAGTATAGTCGTAGCTCTCCTCTCTGCGCATGTACCTCTCCCGCACCAGCTGCTGTTCCCTCTGGGTAAGCCGCTCTACGACCGAATCGATCACAGCACAGTACGCCCGTCTTGCAGCAGGCACATCTACATTATGCGTGGCAATTGCTGCGGTCTGATCGGTAACCGTATGGGTCGCGCCATGGAACCGTTCCGTGTAGGAATAAGTAATCCCAGCCTCTTTAGCCTCGAACGTTACAGATTTGAAAATCCGGTACTTCTCCAGCATATTCTCTATAGTGACCTGAGTCAGGCGGCGGTCAAGCTCCGGCAGCGAAGATAGAATCATCATTTATACCACTCCTTAGATGTTATAGAGATTTAAGAACTTTGTTGCGGACCTTTCCGGCCAAATGTGTTAAAATTCTACTTGTTCGTATAGTGTTCGCTTTTTTTGATAATATACCACTTAACTCCCAATTCAGTAAAACCTCATTTTAGCCCGTTTTGGAGCATAAACAAGCTATATGCATGTCTATTCTTACCTTCTGGCAATAATAGACTCTTTATTGTTTACCTCTTGGCATAAATAGCTTATAGTAAGTACAACAGCTTTTTAGGTGATTAGGGATAAGGAGTGGTTATCGATGGCAGAGGAATTCGGATACTATCTGAGACAGCTTCGGGAAGGAAAGGGACTGACCATTAATCAGCTGGCAGCGCTTGCCGGTATCAGTGGAGCCCAAATCTCACGGATCGAGAATGGATTACGGGGTGTCCCCAAGCCGGCTACACTGCGTAAGATTGCTGAAGCGACAGATGTGTCTTACGAGGAACTGATGGGCCATGCCGGTTATTTAACCGAGAATGAGAGCAGTTCAGAGGGCGCTGTGCCTGCCTGGGCCACCAGTAAGGATAAGCGGGACTTCCGCCAAATGCTGGAGGATGACGGTGAGCTGATGTTTGACGGAATTCCCCTGAACAAGGAAGATAAGCAGCGGATTAAGGACGTATTAACCGGCCTGTTCTGGGAGGCTAAGCAGATGAACAAGCGGACTAAGCCCAAGCACCATTCAGGTAAAGAGTAAGTACCAGGCGATCCAACTACTATTAACATGCTGCGGGTGAAGAATATGGATGAGCTAATCAAGCGTTTGGTCAAAAAATACAATACCAGCAGCCCCTTCGAGCTGGCTGAAGCACTGGGGATTCACATCCGGTTCATGCATCTGGGTGACGGCACCAAGGGCCTCTACTACCGCAAGTTAAGAAGAAGGTTCATCGTCATTCATAACCAGCTGCCGCTAGAGTGGCAACGGTTCGTATGCGCCCATGAACTCGCGCATGACCGCCTGCACAAAGGGGTCAACCGTTTCTTTCTGGAGGAGAATTCTTACTTCTCGCCAGGCAAGCTGGAGCGGCAAGCTAACTTATTCGCGGTTAAGCTGCTATCAGTCGGCACTGCCATTGAGCAGGATGAATCCCTACAGAGCTATTATGCAAGGATCGGTATCCCGGCTGAGGTTGTCTTTTTTTTAGACGATTAAAGGAACATCTGTTCCTTTAATGACGCAACAAAAAACTCTTACCGCAGTAAGAGTTGCTTGCCAGCCATAAGCTGTTCGATCGGGATGACACGATTTGAACATGCGACCCCCTGGTCCCAAACCAGGTGCTCTACCAAGCTGAGCTACATCCCGAAACTATTAGATTATTATGGAGCGGGTGATGGGAATCGAACCCACGCTATCAGCTTGGAAGGCTGAAGTTCTACCATTGAACTACACCCGCACAGGTGAAATGAAATATCGGGATGACACGATTTGAACATGCGACCCCCTGGTCCCAAACCAGGTGCTCTACCAAGCTGAGCTACATCCCGTTAATACAAGTTACTATTCGAAAGAATAATGGCGCGCCCTGAGAGATTCGAACTCCCGGCCTTTTGATTCGTAGTCAAACGCTCTATCCAGCTGAGCTAAGGGCGCAAAAAATTTGGAGCGGACGACGGGAATCGAACCCGCGACCCTCGCCTTGGCAAGGCGATGCTCTACCGCTGAGCCACGTCCGCAAATAAGTGGTGCGCGTGAAGGGACTTGAACCCCCACGTCTTACGACGCCAGATCCTAAGTCTGGTGCGTCTGCCATTCCGCCACACGCGCATAAATCAATAAAAGTGAGCCATGAAGGACTCGAACCTTCGACACCCTGATTAAAAGTCAGGTGCTCTACCAACTGAGCTAATGGCTCATATTTGGCAGGGGATATAGGATTCGAACCTATGATGACGGAGTCAGAGTCCGTTGCCTTACCACTTGGCGAATCCCCTACAATAGATACCTATATAATGCCCACAATCTCCCTCAAATATCAAGAACATTATGGTGGAGGCTGAGGGGTTCGAACCCCCGACCCTCTGCTTGTAAGGCAGATGCTCTCCCAGCTGAGCTAAGCCTCCATATGTATGGTGACTAATAAGGGTACTGATTAAAAATGGTGACCCGTATGGGATTCGAACCCATGTTACCTCCGTGAAAGGGAGGTGTCTTAACCCCTTGACCAACGGGCCGTAGTAAATTTGTGGAGCTCTCAACCGGATTCGAACCGGTGACCTCTTCCTTACCATGGAAGCACTCTACCTGCTGAGCTATGAGAGCATGGCTCCCCGAACAGGACTCGAACCTGTGACAACTCGATTAACAGTCGAGTGCTCTACCAACTGAGCTATCAGGGAATATTGTCCGCTTGGCAACGTCCTACTCTCCCAGGACCCTTCGGTCCAAGTACCATCGGCGCTGGAGGGCTTAACGGTCGTGTTCGGGATGGGTACGTGTGGAACCCCTCCGCTATCGCCACCAAACGGGCATTTACAGCGTAAATGCTTCAGGAATTGATTCCTGAAAACTGAATCCGAAACAAATCTGCGTGTTAGAAATTTGGATAAGCCCTCGACCGATTAGTATTGGTCAGCTCCATGCATTGCTGCACTTCCACCTCCAACCTATCTACCTCGTCGTCTTCAAGGGGTCTTACATACTGGGAAATCTCATCTTGAGGGGGGCTTCACGCTTAGATGCTTTCAGCGCTTATCCCGTCCGTACGTAGCTACTCAGCCATGCTCCTGGCGGAACAACTGATGCACCAGCGGTACGTCCATCCCGGTCCTCTCGTACTAAGGACAGCTCCTCTCAAATTTCCTGCGCCCACGACAGATAGGGACCGAACTGTCTCACGACGTTCTGAACCCAGCTCGCGTACCGCTTTAATGGGCGAACAGCCCAACCCTTGGGACCTACTTCAGCCCCAGGATGCGATGAGCCGACATCGAGGTGCCAAACCTCCCCGTCGATGTGGACTCTTGGGGGAGATAAGCCTGTTATCCCCAGGGTAGCTTTTATCCGTTGAGCGATGGCCCTTCCATGCGGTACCACCGGATCACTAAGTCCGACTTTCGTCCCTGCTCGACTTGTAGGTCTCGCAGTCAAGCTCCCTTATGCCTTTGCACTCTGCGAATGATTTCCAACCATTCTGAGGGAACCTTTGAACGCCTCCGTTACTCTTTAGGAGGCGACCGCCCCAGTCAAACTGCCCGCCTGACACGGTCCCCGTACCGGGTTACGGTACTAGGTTAGAACCTAGATACGATCAGGGTGGTATCCCAACGGCGCCTCCGCAGAAGCTTGCGCTCCTGCCTCAACGGCTCCCACCTATCCTGTACAGATCGTACCCAAATTCAATATCAAGCTGCAGTAAAGCTCCATGGGGTCTTTCCGTCTTGTCGCGGGTAACCTGCATCTTCACAGGTATTAAAATTTCACCGGATCTCTCGTTGAGACAGCGCCCAAGTCGTTACGCCATTCGTGCGGGTCAGAATTTACCTGACAAGGAATTTCGCTACCTTAGGACCGTTATAGTTACGGCCGCCGTTTACTGGGGCTTCGGTTCACAGCTTCGGATTGCTCCTAACCACTCCCCTTAACCTTCCAGCACCGGGCAGGCGTCAGCCCGTATACTTCGCCTTACGGCTTCGCACAGACCTGTGTTTTTGCTAAACAGTCGCTTGGGCCTTTTCACTGCGGCCCCCTCGGGCTATTCACCCTACCGAGGCACCTCTTCTCCCGAAGTTACGAGGTCATTTTGCCGAGTTCCTTAACGAGAGTTCTTCCGCGCGCCTTAGAATTCTCTTCTCGCCTACCTGTGTCGGTTTGCGGTACGGGCACCTTCTCCTGGCTAGAGGCTTTTCTTGGCAGTGTGAGATCATGACCTTCGCTACTATAATTTTCGCTCCCCATCACAGCCTGGCCTTAATAGTGTGCGGATTTGCCTACACACCAGCCTCACTGCTTAGACGGACATCCATCAGTCCGCGTCACTACCCTCCTGCGTCACCCCATCGCTCATAGCGGATTACGGTGGTACAGTAATTTCAAACTGTTGTCCTTCGACTACGCCTTTCGGCCTCGCCTTAGGTCCCGACTTACCCTGAGCGGACGAGCCTTCCTCAGGAAACCTTGGGCTTTCGGCGGATCAGATTCTCACTGATCTTTTCGTTACTCATACCGGCATTCTCACTTGTATGCTGTCCAGCGCTCCTTACGGTACACCTTCAACCTACATACAACGCTCCCCTACCCCAGATGCAAAGCATCTAGCCATAGCTTCGGTGGTGTGTTTAGCCCCGTTACATTTTCGGCGCAGAGTCACTCGACCAGTGAGCTATTACGCACTCTTTCAATGGTGGCTGCTTCTAAGCCAACATCCTGGTTGTCTGTGCAACTCCACATCCTTTCCCACTTAACACACACTTGGGGACCTTAGCTGATGGTCTGGGCTGTTTCCCTTTTGACAATGGATCTTAGCACTCACTGTCTGACTCCCGGCAAGAAGTTAATGGCATTCGGAGTTTGACTGAGCTTGGTAACCCTTGCGGGCCCCGCACCCAATCAGTGCTCTACCTCCACCACTCCATTCACCGAGGCTAGCCCTAAAGCTATTTCGGGGAGAACCAGCTATCTCCGAGTTCGATTGGAATTTCTCCGCTACCCCCACCTCATCCCCGCATTTTTCAACATGCGTGGGTTCGGGCCTCCAGTGCGTGTTACCGCACCTTCACCCTGGACAGGGGTAGATCACACGGTTTCGGGTCTACGTCCACATACTCAGTCGCCCTATTCAGACTCGCTTTCGCTGCGGCTCCGGCTTCTCACCTTAACCTTGCATGTTAAACGTAACTCGCCGGTTCATTCTACAAAAGGCACGCCATCACCCATAAAGAGGGCTCTGACTTTTTGTAAGCACACGGTTTCAGGTTCTATTTCACTCCCCTTCCGGGGTGCTTTTCACCTTTCCCTCACGGTACTGTTTCACTATCGGTCGCCAGGTAGTATTTAGCCTTAGCAGATGGTCCTGCTGGATTCATACGGGGTTTCACGTGCCCCGCACTACTCGGGATCCGTCTCGGAGAGAACACAGTTTAGGCTACAGGGCTTTTACCTCTATCGCGGGCCTTTCCAGACCTCTTCGCCTACCATATTCCTTTGTAACTCCATGTGAGACGTCCCACAACCCCAAGAGGCAAGCCTCTTGGTTTAGGCTGTTCCGCGTTCGCTCGCCGCTACTGACGGAATCACTATTGTTTTCTCTTCCTCAGGGTACTTAGATGTTTCAGTTCCCCTGGTCTGCCTCTGCATTTCCTATGTATTCAGAAATGAGTAACTGCGAATTACCACAGCTGGGTTTCCCCATTCGGACACCCCCGGATCAAAGCTTGCTTACAGCTCCCCGAGGCAGTTTCGTTGTTCGCCACGTCCTTCGTCGGCTCCTGGCGCCTAGGCATCCTCCGTGTGCTCTTAGTAGCTTAACCAACGTTCCGGTGTTTTGCTTGTTTGCACAATCAAAAACCTTCACTTTGTAGCAACTAATAACTATTTCAACTTGCTTACACAAGTTTCAGCTAAAAGATGTTCTAAAACGCAAATTCGTTTCGGTATCCAGTTTTCAAGGATCAAGATGTTGCATATACTGTTGTAAAGAATAATTGGTGGAGCCAAGCGGGATCGAACCGCTGACCTCCTGCTTGCAAGGCAGGCGCTCTCCCAGCTGAGCTATGGCCCCAAATAGGTATTCAATTCAAGATTGTTATATGGTGGGCCTTGGTGGACTCGAACCACCGACCTCACCCTTATCAGAGGTGCGCTCTAACCAACTGAGCTAAAAGCCCATATAACAAAACATACAGTAGTGAAGCAATCAATGAATTGATTGTTCGCTTGGCGGCGTCCTACTCTCCCAGGACCCTTCGGTCCAAGTACCATCGGCGCTGGAGGGCTTAACGGTCGTGTTCGGGATGGGTACGTGTGGAACCCCTCCGCTATCGCCACCAAACGCATACGAAAGAGACTTGCTCTTTCAAAACTGAACACGAGTGAGTGTCCGAACCCTAAGGTTCTTTTTGGAAGCAAAGCTTCCGATTTGAATGTCTTCATTGCAGAAGACGATTCTCCATAGAAAGGAGGTGATCCAGCCGCACCTTCCGATACGGCTAC is a window encoding:
- a CDS encoding DUF6838 family protein, with protein sequence MTVQQLRGNITAALVQFFPDIPVYVEGDKPQSAYFRLELLSATYDRQREGRYMAIYRFGIRYEQGNLLDAETVADGLCEALDARESVNPAYRVVRQSWVAGAEGRGALFTVDYMLYLQKQKQPEEEAELMGHFTEGTRLK
- a CDS encoding ArpU family phage packaging/lysis transcriptional regulator produces the protein MLSSLPELDRRLTQVTIENMLEKYRIFKSVTFEAKEAGITYSYTERFHGATHTVTDQTAAIATHNVDVPAARRAYCAVIDSVVERLTQREQQLVRERYMRREESYDYTIYNHVFDPPVSKDTYVKIRSKAFYKMALALDDLQLLSLATLTKTPAGGNGSKGQKSF
- a CDS encoding transcriptional regulator, with the translated sequence MAEEFGYYLRQLREGKGLTINQLAALAGISGAQISRIENGLRGVPKPATLRKIAEATDVSYEELMGHAGYLTENESSSEGAVPAWATSKDKRDFRQMLEDDGELMFDGIPLNKEDKQRIKDVLTGLFWEAKQMNKRTKPKHHSGKE
- a CDS encoding ImmA/IrrE family metallo-endopeptidase; this translates as MDELIKRLVKKYNTSSPFELAEALGIHIRFMHLGDGTKGLYYRKLRRRFIVIHNQLPLEWQRFVCAHELAHDRLHKGVNRFFLEENSYFSPGKLERQANLFAVKLLSVGTAIEQDESLQSYYARIGIPAEVVFFLDD